One Bdellovibrio sp. ArHS genomic region harbors:
- a CDS encoding phosphoenolpyruvate synthase, whose amino-acid sequence MLVTPKSTLFFAKNEAGGKGFNLYLMSQAGLPIPEWVVFGKKYFQEFLDSPSVKTTLSLIMQRLFSKEITPLQAEAEVRDLFEKTGLSQNLADSLDKALKDLGANNVFSVRSSAADEDSLSHSFAGQLSSFLYVSGKEDILKYIRQCWISAFSERSLVYRLENGIDLQKISVSVVLQRMIDPDKSGVLFTCDPVEKKIDRYVVSSVYGVGEGLVSGTLDADSFWLEAHSGKLLKEEVVEKKEMMKKSSSGHCSTLPVPAPLVNTASLTHEELSKLYRLGHKIQEQYHRPQDIEWAIEGGKIYILQTRPVTTLQADLIGYPNLWDNSNIIESYGGLTSPLSFSFALRNYKAVYVQFCEVLGVPNEIIKDMDSYLGYMLGSLNGRVYYNLFNWYKLVGVLPGFKQNREFMETMMGVSEALSEEIADRIKPHPSWDTLSGRIRKAITGFNFIKYHFTIQSTVDDFLKTFHRDYDKYRSLPLKRMRGDQLIRIYMELERNMLGRWKAPIINDFLCMVHFGLLRKLTTTWLKDLDSTIQNDLLAGEGGLESAEPTKALLRLANKAAQNAELRKLIETVDPAEGLEALNQSPYQEFYKSVLDYLDKYGFRCMSEMKLEEIDLLTDPSYLFVCLKNYLKSGQTEIHDDSHEKSLRAQAESKVASHLTGFKKTFYFWVLKHARKAVKNRENTRFARTRIYGIARTIFQTIGEDLATMGALEQPRDIFWLTIEEVFGIYNGTLPSFNLKSFVELRKKDYEKFSEETDPRVMTRGAVYWDNTFIKEEIPQVAESGDYDLKGLPCCPGVLEGVVKVILNPSDNLELNGEILVTARTDPGWVPLYPAISGLLVERGSLLSHSAIVAREMGIPAIVSIPGLTKRIKSGMRVRIDAKAGTIKILEE is encoded by the coding sequence ATGCTGGTCACGCCAAAATCAACGCTGTTCTTTGCAAAAAATGAAGCCGGTGGAAAAGGCTTTAATCTGTATTTGATGTCGCAGGCGGGACTGCCCATTCCTGAATGGGTGGTGTTCGGCAAAAAGTACTTCCAGGAATTCCTGGATTCTCCGTCGGTGAAGACAACATTGTCGTTAATCATGCAAAGGCTGTTCAGCAAAGAAATTACTCCGTTGCAGGCCGAGGCCGAAGTTCGCGACCTGTTTGAAAAAACCGGGCTTTCTCAAAATCTTGCAGACTCTTTAGACAAAGCCCTGAAGGACTTAGGGGCCAACAATGTGTTTTCTGTGCGCTCGTCAGCAGCCGATGAAGACAGTCTGTCGCATTCGTTTGCAGGCCAGCTTTCAAGCTTTCTTTATGTATCTGGAAAAGAGGATATTCTTAAGTACATCCGTCAGTGCTGGATTTCTGCATTTTCCGAAAGAAGTCTGGTTTACCGTTTGGAAAACGGCATCGACCTTCAGAAAATTTCAGTGTCCGTGGTGTTACAGCGGATGATTGACCCAGATAAGTCCGGCGTTCTTTTCACCTGTGACCCCGTCGAAAAGAAAATCGATCGTTATGTCGTTTCCTCGGTCTATGGCGTCGGCGAAGGCTTGGTTTCAGGAACGCTGGATGCGGACTCGTTCTGGCTTGAGGCTCACTCAGGCAAACTGCTGAAAGAAGAAGTCGTCGAGAAAAAAGAGATGATGAAGAAATCTTCTTCCGGGCATTGCTCGACTTTACCTGTGCCCGCCCCGTTAGTGAATACGGCCTCGTTAACCCACGAGGAACTTTCCAAACTGTACCGCTTGGGTCACAAGATTCAAGAGCAGTATCACCGCCCCCAAGATATCGAGTGGGCTATTGAAGGTGGAAAAATCTATATTTTACAGACCCGCCCGGTCACAACTCTGCAGGCGGATCTTATCGGCTATCCAAATCTTTGGGACAATTCTAACATCATTGAATCCTACGGCGGTTTGACGTCTCCGTTAAGCTTCAGCTTTGCTCTTCGCAATTACAAGGCCGTCTATGTGCAATTCTGCGAGGTTCTGGGAGTTCCGAACGAGATCATCAAAGACATGGATTCGTATTTGGGTTATATGCTCGGTTCATTGAATGGCCGTGTGTACTACAACCTCTTTAATTGGTACAAGCTGGTCGGAGTCCTGCCAGGATTTAAACAAAATCGTGAATTCATGGAAACCATGATGGGAGTCTCGGAAGCCTTAAGCGAGGAGATCGCAGATCGCATCAAACCGCATCCTTCCTGGGACACGTTAAGTGGGCGCATTCGCAAGGCGATCACCGGTTTTAATTTTATTAAATATCATTTCACCATTCAAAGCACGGTGGATGATTTCCTCAAGACCTTCCATCGCGACTATGACAAGTATCGCAGTCTGCCTTTGAAGCGCATGCGCGGCGACCAGTTGATTCGCATCTACATGGAGCTGGAAAGAAACATGTTAGGTCGCTGGAAAGCTCCGATCATCAATGATTTTCTTTGCATGGTGCACTTCGGTCTTTTACGCAAACTCACCACGACATGGCTTAAGGATTTGGATTCCACAATCCAAAACGACCTTCTTGCTGGTGAAGGCGGCTTGGAAAGTGCGGAACCCACCAAAGCTCTTTTACGTCTGGCCAACAAAGCCGCACAAAACGCGGAGCTTCGTAAACTTATTGAAACTGTGGACCCCGCCGAGGGGCTAGAGGCTTTGAATCAATCTCCTTACCAAGAATTTTATAAGTCCGTGCTCGATTATCTCGACAAATATGGCTTCCGTTGTATGAGCGAAATGAAATTGGAAGAAATCGATCTTTTAACGGACCCGAGCTATTTATTCGTCTGCTTGAAAAACTATTTGAAGTCCGGTCAGACCGAGATTCACGATGACTCTCACGAAAAGTCCTTGCGTGCGCAAGCTGAAAGCAAAGTCGCGTCGCATTTGACGGGATTTAAGAAGACTTTTTATTTCTGGGTTCTTAAACATGCCCGTAAGGCCGTGAAGAATCGCGAGAACACACGTTTTGCGCGGACCCGGATTTACGGTATCGCCCGAACAATCTTCCAAACCATCGGCGAAGATCTGGCGACCATGGGCGCTTTGGAACAACCGCGGGATATTTTCTGGCTGACCATCGAAGAGGTGTTTGGCATCTATAACGGCACTTTGCCTTCTTTCAATTTAAAATCCTTCGTAGAGCTACGTAAAAAAGACTACGAAAAATTTAGCGAAGAAACAGATCCTCGCGTGATGACTCGTGGTGCAGTTTATTGGGACAATACTTTTATCAAAGAAGAAATCCCTCAAGTCGCAGAATCCGGCGATTATGATTTGAAAGGTCTTCCTTGCTGCCCTGGGGTGCTTGAGGGCGTCGTCAAAGTCATCTTAAATCCAAGTGACAACTTAGAACTCAACGGAGAAATCCTGGTCACCGCGCGCACCGATCCAGGCTGGGTCCCCTTGTATCCGGCAATCTCGGGTCTTTTGGTCGAACGAGGAAGTCTGTTATCCCACTCGGCCATCGTCGCTCGTGAAATGGGAATTCCCGCGATCGTCAGCATTCCAGGACTGACCAAAAGAATCAAATCAGGAATGCGTGTTCGCATTGACGCCAAGGCCGGAACCATTAAAATCCTTGAGGAATAA
- a CDS encoding exodeoxyribonuclease III, with translation MKLITWNVNGLRSVQRKNFRDWFENEKADIVCLQEIKISEDALKEDETLYHPARYHSVWNFAEKPGYSGLALYSKKEPEAVRRGLGIEKFDREGRWLEADFGPKTIINSYWPNSQRDHARLPFKLEFCAAAEKRLQALRKKGREVIICGDFNIAHKEIDLKNPKTNVKNAGFLPEERAWMTHFLENLEWVDSFRKFEQGGNHYTWWSYRPGVRERNVGWRLDYFLVNKEASDRLKAVSHLPEVMGSDHCPVRLTLKK, from the coding sequence ATGAAATTGATCACCTGGAATGTGAACGGCCTGCGCTCTGTACAACGTAAAAACTTTCGCGACTGGTTCGAAAACGAAAAGGCCGACATTGTCTGCCTTCAAGAAATAAAAATTTCTGAAGACGCGCTGAAAGAAGATGAAACCCTTTACCACCCCGCTCGCTATCATTCGGTCTGGAATTTCGCCGAAAAGCCGGGCTATTCGGGATTAGCTCTTTATTCAAAAAAAGAACCCGAAGCCGTGCGCCGCGGTTTAGGCATTGAAAAGTTTGATCGTGAGGGCCGCTGGTTGGAAGCCGACTTCGGACCTAAGACCATCATCAATAGCTATTGGCCCAACAGTCAACGCGATCACGCACGTTTACCGTTTAAATTGGAATTTTGCGCGGCTGCGGAAAAACGACTGCAGGCTCTGCGCAAAAAAGGCCGCGAAGTCATCATCTGCGGTGACTTTAATATCGCCCACAAGGAAATCGACCTCAAGAATCCGAAAACCAATGTCAAAAATGCGGGCTTCCTTCCGGAAGAGCGCGCGTGGATGACCCACTTTTTAGAAAACTTAGAATGGGTCGACAGCTTCCGCAAATTTGAACAAGGCGGAAACCACTACACCTGGTGGAGCTATCGTCCCGGAGTCCGCGAAAGAAACGTGGGATGGCGCCTGGATTACTTCCTGGTCAACAAAGAGGCCTCGGATCGCCTTAAAGCCGTCAGCCATTTGCCTGAGGTGATGGGCTCTGACCACTGCCCAGTCCGACTGACCTTGAAGAAGTAA
- the dut gene encoding dUTP diphosphatase yields MQKLTVKVKKLENFHGELPQYQSLGASGFDIRAQLAGPVTLNPGERALIPTGLSFEIPLGYEIQARPRSGWAAKSGLTVLNTPGTIDADYRGEVKIIVINLGNESVVINDQERCAQLVIAPVLQAQFQVVDELGSTERGAGGFGSTGRA; encoded by the coding sequence ATGCAAAAGCTCACGGTTAAAGTAAAAAAACTTGAAAATTTTCACGGTGAACTTCCGCAGTACCAATCCTTGGGTGCCAGTGGCTTTGATATTCGTGCGCAATTGGCAGGACCGGTGACGTTAAATCCTGGCGAAAGAGCTTTGATTCCAACGGGTTTGTCTTTTGAAATTCCACTGGGCTATGAGATTCAGGCCCGCCCCCGCAGCGGTTGGGCGGCAAAAAGTGGTTTGACCGTATTAAATACTCCGGGCACTATTGATGCTGACTATCGCGGTGAAGTGAAAATCATCGTGATCAATCTGGGCAACGAATCTGTTGTGATTAATGATCAAGAACGTTGTGCTCAGTTGGTGATTGCGCCCGTGCTTCAGGCGCAGTTTCAGGTTGTTGACGAACTAGGATCTACAGAGCGTGGTGCTGGTGGATTCGGTTCAACGGGGCGTGCATAG
- a CDS encoding pitrilysin family protein encodes MNTKFKKSELSNGIRVVSELHPGSRAVSISIWVLTGTRDESPENAGISHLLEHLVFKGTKTRSAYQIAKSLEALGGDLNAYTTREYTCYHALVLKDHWETALDVLSDLVSNMHLNKKEFDLEKGVILQEIAMSEDSHEEVIYDVFYEQVYGKNPLARPILGTPKSIATMKQNQVMDYYKKNYTGRNIIVSAAGCLDHAELMAGIEKRLGKKKESVLKSARKFPRWLKRRHVVEKQAEQVHMLMGFPTASFKDKRRFEAVITNTLLGGGMTSKLYQSVREKKGLVYTIHSSLNTHIDSGMLTIYAGTEAKNVKKVGDLISRELQKIRKQGVSKADVEMFKTQVIGSILLSSDDIENRMTSLAVNEIVFGSFRSVESVIEEIKAVTVDSVNEYIREELDLNAASGVLLGPGVTELKSWFEELTL; translated from the coding sequence ATGAACACAAAGTTCAAAAAATCTGAACTTTCTAACGGGATCCGAGTGGTGAGTGAACTTCATCCAGGGTCCCGTGCCGTTTCTATCAGTATTTGGGTTTTGACGGGCACTCGGGATGAGTCGCCAGAGAATGCGGGGATCTCGCATTTGCTTGAACACCTGGTGTTTAAGGGAACGAAAACCCGCTCTGCCTATCAAATTGCAAAGTCTTTAGAAGCTCTGGGCGGCGATCTCAATGCCTACACCACTCGGGAATACACCTGCTATCACGCTTTGGTTTTAAAAGACCATTGGGAGACAGCTCTGGATGTGTTGTCGGATCTGGTTTCAAACATGCATCTGAACAAAAAAGAGTTCGACCTGGAAAAGGGTGTCATCCTGCAAGAGATCGCGATGTCTGAGGACAGCCACGAAGAGGTTATTTATGACGTCTTCTATGAGCAGGTTTATGGCAAAAATCCATTGGCTCGTCCTATTTTAGGGACACCAAAATCCATCGCGACGATGAAGCAAAATCAAGTGATGGATTACTATAAAAAGAACTACACCGGAAGAAACATCATCGTCAGTGCTGCGGGGTGCTTGGATCATGCCGAACTGATGGCTGGAATTGAAAAGCGTTTAGGAAAGAAAAAAGAATCTGTCCTGAAGAGCGCTCGTAAATTCCCGCGTTGGTTGAAAAGACGTCACGTCGTTGAAAAACAGGCGGAACAAGTTCATATGCTGATGGGATTCCCGACGGCGAGCTTTAAAGACAAAAGACGCTTTGAGGCTGTCATCACGAATACTTTGCTAGGAGGAGGAATGACCTCCAAGCTGTATCAAAGTGTTCGGGAAAAAAAGGGTTTGGTTTATACCATTCATTCCAGCCTGAACACTCATATAGATTCGGGCATGCTGACGATTTATGCGGGGACTGAGGCGAAGAATGTTAAAAAGGTCGGCGACCTGATTTCCAGGGAATTGCAAAAGATCCGCAAGCAAGGTGTTTCGAAAGCCGATGTGGAGATGTTTAAAACTCAGGTGATCGGCAGTATTTTGCTGAGCTCTGATGATATTGAAAATCGTATGACCTCTTTAGCGGTGAATGAAATTGTCTTCGGCAGCTTCCGTTCTGTGGAGTCGGTGATCGAAGAAATCAAAGCCGTCACTGTCGACTCGGTGAATGAATATATTCGCGAAGAGCTTGATTTAAACGCCGCATCCGGGGTTTTATTAGGACCGGGCGTAACTGAGTTGAAATCTTGGTTCGAAGAATTGACATTATAA
- the pnp gene encoding polyribonucleotide nucleotidyltransferase, with protein MKTTVTTSVGGKQITIETGRLAKQADGSVLVSCGNNMVLVTAVSSKKASELDFFPLTVEYIEKFYATGKIPGGYFKREGKPTTDAVLIARLIDRPIRPVFPEGYRYETQVVATVLSADGAFPLEILSSLGASTALHLSDIPFNGPTAAIQVGRVDGQFVANPTPQQMEKSDIDLIVAGTRNGLLMVEGETKFISEADVLAALKFGHQSMMPLLNAQDELREKTGSTAKRNFTPATIDADFKGQVEAFLKPKIAAALSMKIKQERYAAAAAAQAEAEVQFLASITDKDLAKQRKKEISAIVEDLKYHEARSMILDRKVRIDGRDTKTVRPIANEVGLLPRAHGSGLFTRGETQCLGTVTLGTGDDEQMVDALLGTQKRKFMLHYNFPPYSVGEVGRFSGQGRREIGHGNLAERALKAVLPEHEKFPYTIRIVSEVLESNGSSSMGSVCAGTLAMLDAGVPIKGNVAGVAMGLIKEGDRVAVLTDILGDEDHLGDMDFKVAGTPTGITALQMDIKIDSVSFEVMEQALAQAKEGRAHILNEMEKVIKVARGQISEFAPRIETIKIKPDKIREVIGSGGKVIRGITEATGVKIEIEDDGTIHIASADPEATKKAIAMINDIIAEAEVGKTYKGRVVKIAEFGAFVEILPNTQGLLHISEIANERVRAVTDVLKEGEVIDVKVLEVDRAGRIKLSRKALLQ; from the coding sequence ATGAAAACGACTGTAACTACATCGGTGGGCGGAAAACAAATCACCATCGAAACAGGCCGTTTGGCAAAACAAGCAGATGGATCTGTTCTAGTCTCTTGCGGTAACAACATGGTTCTTGTTACGGCAGTATCTAGCAAAAAAGCCTCTGAACTAGATTTCTTTCCACTGACTGTGGAATATATCGAAAAATTCTACGCGACTGGTAAAATTCCAGGTGGCTACTTCAAGCGTGAAGGTAAACCGACGACAGACGCCGTTTTGATCGCGCGTTTGATTGACCGTCCGATCCGTCCTGTATTCCCTGAGGGTTACAGATACGAAACTCAAGTTGTGGCGACAGTTCTTTCTGCAGACGGTGCGTTCCCTCTTGAGATCCTTTCAAGCTTGGGCGCTTCTACAGCTCTTCATCTTTCTGACATTCCATTCAACGGTCCAACAGCGGCGATTCAAGTAGGTCGTGTTGATGGTCAATTCGTTGCAAATCCAACGCCGCAACAAATGGAAAAATCTGACATCGACTTGATCGTGGCGGGAACTCGCAACGGTCTATTGATGGTGGAAGGTGAAACGAAGTTTATTTCTGAAGCTGACGTATTGGCGGCTTTGAAGTTTGGTCACCAATCCATGATGCCTCTTTTGAATGCGCAAGATGAATTGCGTGAAAAAACAGGTTCGACAGCGAAACGCAACTTCACACCAGCGACAATCGACGCCGACTTCAAAGGTCAGGTTGAGGCTTTCTTGAAGCCGAAAATCGCGGCGGCGCTTTCGATGAAAATCAAACAAGAGCGTTATGCAGCAGCAGCGGCAGCTCAGGCTGAAGCGGAAGTACAATTCTTGGCTTCCATCACTGACAAAGATCTTGCAAAACAACGTAAGAAAGAAATCAGTGCGATTGTTGAAGACCTTAAATATCATGAAGCACGTTCAATGATCTTGGATCGTAAAGTGCGTATTGACGGACGTGACACGAAAACAGTTCGTCCTATCGCCAACGAAGTAGGTCTTCTTCCTCGCGCACACGGTTCCGGTCTATTCACTCGTGGTGAAACTCAATGTTTGGGCACAGTGACTTTGGGAACGGGTGATGACGAGCAAATGGTCGATGCGCTTTTGGGAACGCAAAAACGCAAGTTCATGCTTCATTACAACTTCCCTCCATACTCAGTAGGTGAGGTGGGTCGTTTTAGTGGTCAAGGCCGTCGTGAAATCGGTCACGGTAACTTGGCGGAACGCGCTTTGAAAGCCGTTCTTCCCGAGCACGAAAAATTCCCTTACACAATCCGTATCGTTTCCGAAGTTCTAGAGTCTAACGGTTCTTCTTCCATGGGTTCTGTTTGTGCGGGTACTTTGGCGATGCTTGATGCCGGTGTTCCTATCAAAGGAAACGTGGCTGGTGTGGCCATGGGCCTTATCAAAGAAGGCGACCGCGTTGCGGTTCTGACTGACATCCTAGGTGATGAAGATCACTTGGGTGACATGGACTTCAAAGTGGCTGGAACACCAACGGGTATTACAGCTCTCCAAATGGATATCAAAATTGACTCTGTTTCTTTCGAAGTTATGGAGCAAGCTTTGGCTCAAGCTAAAGAAGGTCGCGCTCACATCTTGAACGAGATGGAAAAGGTGATCAAAGTAGCTCGTGGTCAAATCTCTGAATTTGCTCCTCGTATTGAAACAATCAAGATTAAACCAGATAAGATCCGTGAAGTGATCGGTTCTGGCGGTAAAGTGATCCGTGGTATTACCGAAGCAACTGGCGTTAAGATTGAAATCGAAGACGACGGTACAATCCACATCGCATCTGCTGATCCTGAAGCAACGAAAAAGGCGATCGCTATGATCAACGACATCATTGCTGAAGCAGAAGTAGGTAAGACTTATAAAGGTCGTGTTGTGAAGATTGCTGAATTCGGTGCTTTCGTTGAAATCTTGCCGAATACTCAAGGTCTATTGCACATCTCTGAGATCGCCAACGAACGCGTTCGCGCTGTGACTGACGTTCTTAAAGAGGGCGAAGTGATTGATGTGAAAGTTCTTGAAGTGGATCGCGCTGGAAGAATCAAACTTTCTAGAAAAGCTTTACTACAGTAA
- the rpsO gene encoding 30S ribosomal protein S15: MAVTKDTKNQIVKKFQTKDLDTGSPEVQVALLTAKINDLTVHFGTHKKDHHGRRGLVTLVNKRRKLLDYLHRKDVKRYQDLIKALDIRK, encoded by the coding sequence ATGGCAGTCACTAAAGATACAAAAAACCAAATCGTTAAAAAATTCCAAACAAAAGATCTAGATACTGGATCTCCAGAAGTGCAAGTGGCGCTTTTGACTGCAAAAATCAACGATTTGACAGTGCACTTCGGCACTCACAAAAAAGATCACCATGGCCGTCGCGGTCTTGTGACTTTGGTTAACAAAAGAAGAAAACTTTTGGACTACCTACATCGCAAAGATGTGAAACGCTACCAAGACCTTATTAAGGCTCTTGATATCCGTAAGTAA
- the truB gene encoding tRNA pseudouridine(55) synthase TruB — protein MTNNQIFNGLLLVDKPSGISSHDVVARLRRILKTKAVGHSGTLDPMASGLMVCLVNEGTKLSQYILEGDKGYRVRAQLGVRTDTLDTTGEILEQVTVDFPKERILAEAFKLQGEMELEVPIYSAIKVQGKKLYEYARQGQEEEVVIPKKMMNFWDIEAVEIGPDWAEFDIKCSKGSYIRTWVDLLGKALGCGAAMSSLRRTWSAPYHLPQAQTLEQIEQAYTGVPPWGSAFVGMEHALPQIKRIRVKGQDKVLLGNGQISHDLRSQLITAFRPAEDQYVQILAQDTGNLMALVGLEEGRGFVLKRVFKY, from the coding sequence ATGACGAATAATCAAATATTTAATGGTCTTCTGTTGGTGGATAAACCTTCAGGGATTTCCAGTCATGATGTCGTGGCGAGGCTTCGACGTATCCTAAAAACCAAAGCAGTGGGTCATTCGGGAACTTTAGACCCGATGGCATCGGGGCTGATGGTGTGTCTTGTTAACGAAGGGACGAAGCTCAGCCAGTATATTCTGGAAGGGGATAAGGGGTATCGTGTTCGCGCACAATTAGGCGTACGCACGGACACCTTGGATACAACCGGAGAGATTTTAGAACAAGTTACGGTCGACTTTCCTAAAGAGCGCATTTTGGCCGAGGCCTTTAAACTTCAAGGCGAAATGGAGCTGGAAGTTCCCATCTACTCTGCCATCAAAGTGCAGGGCAAAAAACTTTATGAATATGCCCGCCAAGGTCAGGAAGAAGAAGTCGTCATCCCTAAAAAGATGATGAATTTTTGGGATATCGAGGCCGTGGAGATCGGGCCGGACTGGGCTGAATTTGATATTAAATGCAGCAAGGGCAGCTATATCCGCACCTGGGTTGACCTTTTGGGGAAGGCTTTGGGATGTGGGGCGGCGATGAGCTCCCTGCGTCGGACCTGGTCCGCACCCTATCATTTGCCCCAGGCGCAAACCTTAGAGCAGATCGAACAGGCCTACACGGGAGTTCCCCCTTGGGGATCGGCTTTTGTGGGAATGGAACATGCCTTGCCTCAGATCAAACGTATTCGCGTAAAGGGGCAGGACAAGGTGCTTTTGGGGAATGGTCAGATCAGCCATGATCTGCGTTCGCAGCTCATCACAGCTTTTCGGCCGGCCGAGGACCAATACGTGCAAATTTTGGCTCAAGATACGGGGAATTTAATGGCCCTGGTGGGGCTCGAAGAAGGACGCGGATTTGTCCTAAAAAGGGTCTTTAAATATTAG
- the rbfA gene encoding 30S ribosome-binding factor RbfA, whose amino-acid sequence MKNMGDGRRVARVEREIQATIAQFLLRGFKSPLPGLVTVASVKMPADLRAAKVYISVLGSDAQKNEALEILQDRAFEIQNFIGKELKMRYCPKLTFYADHATDQVLKVEKILHELELERKAAGADSAERSEDRGAETEESDDE is encoded by the coding sequence ATGAAAAACATGGGTGATGGGCGCCGGGTCGCTCGCGTAGAACGAGAAATTCAAGCTACTATCGCTCAGTTTTTGCTTCGCGGTTTTAAATCACCGTTGCCAGGTTTGGTGACGGTGGCCTCCGTGAAGATGCCGGCCGACCTTCGCGCAGCGAAAGTCTATATCAGCGTGCTGGGTTCCGACGCTCAGAAGAATGAAGCATTGGAAATTCTTCAAGACCGAGCCTTTGAAATTCAGAACTTTATCGGCAAAGAACTTAAAATGCGCTATTGCCCGAAGCTGACTTTCTACGCGGATCACGCGACAGACCAGGTTCTGAAGGTTGAAAAAATCCTTCACGAACTAGAGCTAGAAAGAAAAGCGGCCGGGGCCGACAGTGCAGAGCGATCCGAGGATCGCGGAGCTGAAACAGAAGAGTCTGATGACGAATAA